Proteins co-encoded in one Taeniopygia guttata chromosome 4, bTaeGut7.mat, whole genome shotgun sequence genomic window:
- the LOC100190340 gene encoding putative vacuolar protein sorting 24 isoform 1 variant 1 isoform X1 — translation MWVKLCCLLLYFLALFVLARVFEAVAWYESGFLATQLVDPVALSFRKLRTILECRGLGHSGLPEKKDVRELVEKSGDLMEGELYSALKEEEASESVSSTNFSGEMHFYELVEDTKDGIWLVQVIANDRSPLVGKVHWEKMVKKVSRFGIRTGTFNCSSDPRYCKRRGWLKSTLIMSVPQTSTSKGKVMLKEYSGRRIEVEHIFKWITAHAASRIKTIYNSEHLKEEWNKSDQYRVKIYLFANLDQPPAFFSALSVKFTGRVEFIFVNVENWDNKSYMAEIGIYKTPSYILRTPEGIYRYGNNTGEFISLRAMDSFLRSLQPEVNDLFVLSLVLVNLMAWMDLFITQGATIKRFVVLISTLGTYNSLLIISWLPVLGFLQLPYLDSFYEYSLKLFRYSNTTTLASWVRADWMFYSSHPALFLSTYLGHGLLIDYFEKKRRRNNNMDEVNANNLEWLSSLWDWYTSYLFHPIASFQHFPFDSDWDEDPDLLLERLAFPDLWLHPLIPTDYIKNLPMWRFQCLSSHSDEEMLETFPDSESDSESENKEVFSSDREVSEDDELSTFHRCSEAERQGGAEACSCATHSCHHEPCERQARSYSLYSSAGDLEPDWSAWPSDMLHCTECVVCLENFAKGCLLMGLPCGHVFHQNCIMKWLAGGRHCCPVCRWASYKKKQPYTHPQPLSSEPPS, via the exons ATGTGGGTGAAGCTGTGCTGTTTGCTGCTCTACTTCCTGGCGCTCTTCGTGCTGGCCCGGGTGTTCGAGGCCGTGGCGTGGTACGAGAGCGGCTTCCTCGCCACGCAGCTGGTGGACCCGGTGGCGCTGAGCTTCAGGAAGCTGCGGACCATCCTGGAGTGCCGCGGGCTGGGGCACTCGGGGCTGCCCGAGAAGAAGGATGTGcgggagctggtggagaagtcaG GAGACCTCATGGAAGGAGAGCTTTATTCAGCTCTCAAGGAGGAAGAGGCCTCTGAATCAGTTTCCAGTACAAACTTCAGTGGTGAAATGCATTTCTATGAGCTTGTAGAAGACACAAAAGATGGGATCTGGCTGGTACAG GTCATAGCAAACGACAGAAGCCCACTGGTGGGTAAAGTCCACTGGGAGAAAATGGTGAAGAAAGTCTCAAGATTCGGCATACGTACTGGCACTTTTAACTGTTCCAGTGACCCCAG ATACTGCAAGAGGAGGGGTTGGCTGAAATCCACCCTCATTATGTCGGTTCCACAAACCAGTACCTCCAAGGGAAAGGTCATGCTTAAGGAATACAGCGGGCGCAGGATTGAAGTGGAGCACATCTTCAAATGGATCACAGCCCACGCTGCCTCTCGGATCAAAACCATCTACAACTCGGAACATTTGAAAGAAGAATGGAACAAAAGTGACCAGTACCGGGTGAAAATATACCTGTTTGCCAACCTTGACCAGCCTCCGGCGTTCTTCTCTGCACTAAGTGTAAAGTTTACTGGAAGAGTAGAGTTTATTTTTGTCAACGTGGAAAACTGGGACAATAAAAGTTACATGGCAGAAATTGGTATCTACAAGACACCATCATACATACTGAGGACTCCTGAGGGGATTTACAGGTATGGAAATAACACTGGTGAATTTATATCACTACGTGCCATGGATTCCTTTTTGCGCTCGTTGCAACCAGAAGTTAACgatttatttgttttaagtTTAGTTTTGGTTAATCTGATGGCTTGGATGGACCTGTTTATTACACAAGGCGCCACTATTAAGCGTTTTGTGGTTCTTATAAGCACTTTAGGGACGTATAATTCACTATTAATTATTTCCTGGCTGCCAGTGTTAGGTTTTTTGCAACTACCCTACTTAGACAGCTTTTATGAGTACAGTTTAAAACTCTTCAGGTACTCTAACACAACTACTTTGGCTTCTTGGGTGAGGGCAGATTGGATGTTCTACTCTTCTCATCCAGCCCTCTTCCTCAGCACGTACCTTGGCCACGGTTTACTAATTGATTACTTTGAGAAGAAGCGAAGGCGCAATAACAACATGGATGAAGTAAATGCCAATAATCTGGAGTGGCTGTCGAGCCTGTGGGATTGGTACACCAGCTACCTGTTTCATCCCATTGCTTCTTTTCAACACTTCCCTTTTGACTCGGATTGGGATGAAGACCCGGATTTGTTGCTGGAGCGGTTGGCCTTCCCCGATCTCTGGCTTCACCCTCTGATACCAACTGATTATATAAAAAACTTACCCATGTGGAGGTTTCAATGCCTCAGCTCCCATTCTGATGAGGAAATGCTGGAAACCTTTCCAGACAGCGAAAGTGACTCTGAGAGTGAAAACAAAGAGGTCTTCAGTAGCGACAGAGAGGTCTCGGAGGACGATGAGCTGAGCACGTTCCACAGGTGCAGCGAGGCAGAGCGTCAGGGCGGCGCTGAGGCGTGTTCGTGTGCCACTCACTCTTGTCACCACGAGCCATGCGAACGCCAGGCCAGGTCCTACAGCTTGTACAGCTCCGCGGGTGACCTGGAGCCAGACTGGTCAGCCTGGCCCTCCGACATGTTGCACTGTACGGAGTGCGTGGTGTGTCTAGAAAATTTTGCAAAGGGCTGCCTGCTGATGGGCTTGCCCTGTGGCCACGTGTTCCACCAGAATTGCATCATGAAGTGGCTGGCGGGCGGGCGACACTGCTGTCCCGTCTGCAGGTGGGCGTCCTACAAAAAAAAGCAGCCATACACACACCCGCAGCCTTTGTCGAGTGAGCCCCCGTCTTAG